A window of Lytechinus pictus isolate F3 Inbred chromosome 7, Lp3.0, whole genome shotgun sequence contains these coding sequences:
- the LOC135154812 gene encoding putative nuclease HARBI1, with product MDMLNNQEMDRATQRSNSLSKSLQLCIALNFFAKGSILDEIATNHIVDPGTVSRCIHTVAQALCDIKGQVIKFPTEEEEVARNMADFHRIANFPRINGIIDCTHVGMHGTKLGPHEYVYRNRHQQYSINVQLVCDPSYKITNVVARWPGSTHDSRILQNSRLATKYRAGRLQGLILGDSGYPLLPWLMTPILNPTTPAEFAYNTAHRRTRVMIEDVNGQLKNKFRCLLGHGMQIQPERVCPIITACCVLFNISKDLQRERNDADDSDEDSDDEDQRQAVEDGCVGANGADINREVDPTGTAVRTDIVRTFET from the exons ATGGACATGCTAAATAATCAGGAGATGGACAGGGCAACTCAACGTAGTAATTCATTGTCGAAATCTCTTCAACTCTGCATCGCACTGAACTTCTTTGCCAAGGGATCCATTCTCGACGAGATCGCCACCAATCACATTGTTGATCCCGGAACTGTAAGCCGGTGCATTCATACTGTTGCCCAAGCATTGTGTGATATCAAGGGCCAA gtAATCAAGTTTCCAACTGAGGAGGAGGAAGTAGCTCGAAACATGGCCGATTTCCATCGCATTGCGAATTTCCCGAGAATTAATGGCATCATTGATTGCACACATGTAGGAATGCATGGTACTAAACTAGGGCCACATGAATATGTTTATAGAAACCGTCATCAACAGTACTCTATCAACGTGCAACTTGTGTGCGATCCTAGCTATAAAATCACAAATGTTGTCGCCCGTTGGCCGGGCTCAACCCATGACAGCAGGATCTTGCAG AATAGCAGATTGGCCACAAAGTATAGAGCAGGGAGACTCCAAGGACTCATTTTGGGTGATTCGGGGTACCCTCTCCTACCTTGGTTAATGACCCCCATCTTAAATCCGACAACCCCTGCAGAGTTTGCCTATAACAC GGCACACAGAAGAACCCGTGTCATGATTGAAGATGTCAATGGTCAGCTTAAAAATAAATTTCGGTGCTTATTAGGCCATGGCATGCAGATTCAACCAGAACGTGTATGCCCAATAATTACAGCTTGCTGTGTGTTATTTAACATAAGCAAGGATCTACAAAGGGAACGGAATGATGCTGACGACTCAGATGAGgatagtgatgatgaggatCAGAGGCAGGCTGTGGAAGATGGCTGTGTTGGTGCCAATGGGGCTGACATTAACAGAGAAGTGGACCCTACAGGCACAGCTGTGCGTACAGATATTGTAAGGACATTTGAGACATGA
- the LOC135154813 gene encoding uncharacterized protein LOC135154813 — MDSANSEIKKRNRNWSDQEIFTVCSFVTEKHQLLFGNSGHCTQTVEERKKKTWEECEQLLLLNHGTSRCWKDIKRKWSDLKIRANKYVVEKNKTGGGPFNLNSVFEAVLDAQCQQAISGIFGNEIEAGLPSSQDTDSETAAAQIFTTMATSVQPSVPSLPSIPVTGIPVRTIATYPSTSRTTQATKKRKVQHNSYEEESLKLKKQRIELEKRKLVLQERCVVALEEIRDMIRQFVEKEC, encoded by the exons ATGGATTCAGCAAATTCAGAA ATCAAGAAGAGAAACAGAAACTGGTCAGACCAAGAAATCTTCACAGTTTGCTCATTCGTGACAGAGAAGCACCAGCTTCTCTTTGGAAACTCTGGGCACTGTACACAGACG GTagaggaaaggaagaaaaaaacctGGGAAGAATGTGAACAATTGCTACTTCTGAATCATGGAACATCAAGATGTTGGAAGGACATTAAGCGGAAATGGAGTGATTTGAAGATTAGAGCTAATAAATATGTAGTTGAGAAGAATAAGACAg GAGGAGGACCATTCAATCTTAATTCTGTGTTTGAGGCCGTATTAGATGCACAATGCCAGCAGGCTATAAGTGGGATATTCGGAAACGAGATAGAGGCTGGACTCCCATCATCACAG GACACAGATTCTGAGACAGCAGCTGCCCAGATTTTTACTACAATGGCAACTAGTGTGCAACCATCTGTGCCATCTCTACCCAGTATCCCAGTTACCGGTATTCCTGTTCGCACAATTGCCACCTATCCTTCAACTTCAAGAACCACTCAGGCCACTAAGAAGAGAAAAGTTCAGCACAACTCATATGAGGAAGAGTCCTTAAagctaaaaaaacaaagaattgaGTTGGAAAAAAGAAAACTAGTGTTGCAAGAGAGATGTGTCGTTGCCCTTGAAGAAATAAGAGATATGATCAGGCAATTCGTTGAAAAGGAGTGTTAA